From Pseudorasbora parva isolate DD20220531a chromosome 14, ASM2467924v1, whole genome shotgun sequence:
TGGtggttttaataaaaataaataaaaagtcacatacacacacacaaataggcTATAAACTCAAAAGAATATGCACACACAACAATAATATACACACAATAATATATTCGTTTATATAGCAGTATGCGGGCTCTCAGCATGCGCGCCCTCGCAACAAGGACGTCTGGAAAGGTCAGCTATGCAGCATTAGATCGCGGcagggtgtgtgtttgtgtgtgtccgcAAGCAAGGACGATCCCATTCATCTCTGCTCAGAGCCGCTAATGCTGCTGATGAGAGAAACCCAACCTCATAAACAAGGTAGAAAAAAAACTCAGGGGAACTAAAGCACGGGGATCCTGCgaaagcgcacacacacacacacacacacacacagtgcgcGCAAGAACGGTAATGAGTCTGCGTGCGGCGGCAATCAGAGTGTGCTGTGGAGTATTCCCCGCTCACCGAGCTAAAGGGGTAATCAAAATTTAATTACGCAGAAAATGAAGGGCAAAACCCCACGATCCAGGACCACACGAACGACCGCTGATTGGTGGATGACAGATATGTgttcgagagagagagagagagagagagagagagagagagagagagagagagagattaaattCAAAGATAGTAATTGCTCTATATCGATGACGTAGGCCCACTGTATTACAGGATATTTGACTAAACGGCTATTTGTGTCAATCCTGTTACTCAGACCATATGTCCCATTAACACGGATCAAGGCTCTTcggaaaaaaaagttgatttgtATCCTGTAGGCCTACTCTGTCACACTTATTttattctacactgtaaaaatgtgttgttttttgttggtttaacttaaaaaagtaagtaacctggttgccttaaaattttgagtttattgaaataaaaaatttgagttgctataatgaaggaaatttgtttaataaatagaaactcaaaatatctgaaccacataaaaaatgtgataaatcatgacaaTAGCACTTTTtgacatgtttcactgcgtcatcacaaataaaacacacacatttacccaatatgcttacaaattttttttaataatattttaataaagtttgtcaaatctaaaaaaattgtcattgtattaactcaaaaaatttatttcaatgaactcaaaattttaaggcaaccaggtaacttttttctaaatcattttgtACAGTAGTGGTTAACAGACACCAGTTAAAAGTActgcttttaattgttttacctGATTAAAACAGGCCTACTGCTTAAATATATGAGAATATTATGAATTATGCTATTATTCAAAGTAACAGAAATAGTCATACACTatcaaaatattaaactttCAATATCAAGTTGATTCAAGTATGCGCAAACAAGTGAAAACCACCGCAAAATACAATGGTGAATGTGGTCTTTGTGTCGTAAGCAAAGAATATGTAATgagctcttaaagggatagttcaccccaaaattcttTCATTTATTTGCCCTTACGCtgttccaaacctaaatgaatttctttcttctgctgtacacaaaggaagacattttgaagaatgtttgtaagtaaccaaacagttaaaaAAACGTAGTATTTTTCCCCAATCTTTGGAAGTTAGTGGAGCCCCACTGTTCTGTTTGGTTtgcagaatttacatttttgggtgaactctctcTTTAAACAAACCTTACAGAACTGATTTGGTACATTAACAATGTGTAAGgctataacataatataatttcGATGATAAACAATAACCAAAATACTTAACAATACTCACTATAGCAACTTACTTTTTGCCTCATCAATCAAATTCTCTGCAAGAACTGCGGCAATTCGTGATTGAATCAGTGTGCCTTTTGAATCATTTAGCGCCATTGGAGAACCAGCAGGTTAATTGAGAACTGCTTCTAAAGAATCATTCGTTCATGACTCGGGAAATCGGGTCTTGAGTTCCTTGAATGAGGAATACCATGTTTTATACATGTTGAAATTTTGCGGAATAAAAGGTGAGATGTTGTGCAGGGAAGTATGAAGTGAAAGTTTACTCTGATACTTGAAAAAGGAACTTGTACAGTAATTGAGAAACAACATATTTTCATCATGTTCCATGGAAGAAAGAGCTTTGAAAGGGTTTGTAGGATGTTCATTTTTGAGGGAAATAATCATCTTCCCTCAAAACCCATGCGTTTTCTATTGTAATCTATCATAGCATTTATAATTCAGTCTGCACTACCTCAGCTACTTGTCAGAGCATCCTGACGGCTCAGGGTGTCCGCAGAGTTTAAGGGCGTGACATGGCTTCTCCTGACCTTCAACCCTCGTTTATCCGCTACCGCCTGCCTGGCTGTCTAACTCACTTAGCGCTTGGCTCTCTGCTCTTATCAACGGCTTCACTGACAGACGACCAAGACACCGGAGAATAACTGCCTCCCGCCGTCACCGACAGAgcggcgagagagagagagaaacaagcAGAGGGAATTGTCGAACGCGGCGGCCTCAACACCCTACAGACTTTGATGGCCCTGAGCCCCGAGATGAAATTTCAAAGcgttgtctctctctctctctctctctctctctctctctctctctctctctctctctctctctctctctctctctctctctcctcatcTTGCAGTCTCGCTGCAGAAGGCAATTACGAGTCCCTGGTCTCCACGGCCGCCCACCTCCCTGCCGTCTCGTCTTTGCATTCCTCTTTTTTCCTCCTTCCTTTCGCTCATTACCCACTTTCCCTCTctgctttttttctttcctaCTCTCTCTCCGCTGTGAGTCATGCAAATCAGCAACGCTCGCATGGAAAATATATCGGAATCATTAataattttggggcgaattttcAAAAAGGTGGAGAGGATGCTTGGGAAAAAAATATGGCAGGAAGGCAGAGAGGGGCCATTTTAATGGAAAGGAAGTAATCATGGCGGGCCATTCAAGATGAAACGCTGCACAATCCTTTGACGACTAAATGACGGCGTGCTGCGCACAGGATGCCCTTGAGCCCTGATCCGAGGTCGGCTTCCCTGTATTTAACTACTACGTGCAGCTCTAGCAAAACCTGAGCTCAGATCAGCACCGGAGGGCATCTGGCAGCCGCTCATTTCAATAACAAGATCCACAATGACGGGGAACCTGATCAGTGTGCCGGCCCGACCAGATCATATTTTGCTTTTCCCTGGAGATGCGAGATGTTATCCGAGGCGaggttttaaaaataaaggtttcaGTTAGCAAAATGGATTGAAGAGGCAcaaagaactttttttttaactttctagATTTTTGGAAAACAATCTATTAGGGATGTGCCCGAAGCCTGAATCCGAATTTGAAAAGGCACGAAAAAGAGGCCATAATTAGGCTTGCTGCGGTAGTTGGTTACATTGATTTCACTTATCACGTTAAGATAGTAAGGAGAGATTACTGACAAGATGATGATGGAGGATTTGGTGCGAAACAGATCCTGAGCGTCATtgaaggtgccctagaattagttgaaacaatatgttaaattgttctctgatatctacatagaggctatgtggcttatttaagggcaaacattgtccagatacagttttacaggtctaTTTAAAAGCCTAAAAATTGTCCATAGGATGTTattctctgtttttgccttatttggaaaagtcatgaatattaatgttgagctctgctctgattgactTATTTCATTAGCTCACAacacacagcagttcagttgttcagcgaagcggctcttGAGTCCTGAAAGAACACAGACTGACCGAATGActctttaagcagaacatctcaaacggagattgctaaaatgcagcctacttgtttattggtgtctTCAGATTATCGAGAGAGAGTTCGCGTGCATTTGGTTTCCAGATTGGAATTTAatttactgaaatctggcaaccgcaagcatgCACGCTCTTCTTTCCCTCCGACAAAACGCGAAGAGCGAAGCTTTCTTGAAATGGGCTGAACAAACGAACGACCTTGAATTCAATTgttatccgattataataaacatcaaccatgactgttgacattttttatcagtgggaagggtatgaaaagtcccctGCACAGCCGGGCACATTACATTTGTGCctatgagagctgccgtttttgctttcctcgagtgtcttgtttacctgcagtcccaaTAATTCACCTCTGTCAGTTCCATCTgtcatggtaaatggactgcatttatatagcgcttttatccaaagcgctttacattttgcctcacattcacccattcatacaccgacggcgatgtcagccatataaggcgtcgggagcagctggggttaggtgtcttgctcatggacacttcgacacttggtcaggtggaaccggggattgaaccaccaaccttctggtttgtagacaacctacatgaaccactgagccactgccgtcatgtttggacagatgcaaatgttgagggcgtgcatataaatgatccccagcgGTTGCGTCATGGTTGcagttatgttgagaatcacttatttttctgtttttaatgcaagagatttacataagtaggtgtttgagactcacagtatatgatgtccatgtactgaactcttattatttcactatggcaaggttaattcacttttttcattctagggcacctttgaCAAATATCTTATCTTGTAAAATGTGAGATCAGTACTAGGGATGTCACAGTACCATTATTCCAGTAGTGGTACCGATACTATAAAAATGTTACGGTTAccaaaattaaatgttttattttatttttatttaactatttcaAGAAATGATAATTAATTTCAATGAGTTTATAATGTATATATCATTTATATCCCTACttgcaattgcgagaaaagtccgaattttgagaaaaaaactTGCAACTgcgagaaaaaaagtctgaattattaattttattccGAAGCGGAAACAAGTTTCTGTGAACAAATAAGCTAATCTAAAGAATGTATATCTCCTTTCCTACTGCAGGAATTTAGTTTTCACATGTTAAGACCTAGTTCCTCTTCAACGTTTTGTGGAACTGTtttttgcttaaagggttaagcAAAGGGTTAAGAAAGGTAATctaaacatcatcagagtagtccatatgtgacattagttggttagttagaatctcttgaagcatcgaaaatacattttggtccaaaaataacaaaaactttattcagcattgtattctcttccgcgtttgttttcaatcctcaaataaagagtcAAACgctcatgaatcagtgaatcgatcaatgattcggatcgccaatgtcacgtgatttcagcagtttggatcacatgtcaaactgccaaactgctgaaatcacgtgacattggtgaacttaaactgtgttctgaagatgaacggaggtcttacgggtgtggaacgacattagggtgagaagttaatgacatcaatttcatttttgggtgaactaaccctttaagtgcatCTCCGATCCTGTATCATTGTTGTTCCTTTTCTATCGCCCACAATGCAAGTAAAGATCAGCTGTATCtgtgacaaacaccaaggtcaaACACCACAGAAAGCAATCTTGTCTTCCAGTTtgtaaaaacaagaaaaaaattatttaaattgataCACTGTCCAACCAAAAAAAAGTTGCAGTTTGGATTTGAATAGGTaaatgcttaagagtctatGATTGGATGATTATTCCAGTGattattacgtttttttttagcatgttaTATGCTTGGCAACAATTCTTCCAACCCTTATTGATTGAGTGTGTAGCTTATCaattcttaaacaaccatgaaGGAATACACATTATGgtcatattccaggatgacaatacaagattcatcaggctcaaattgtgaaagaatAAAGCGTGCTTTCTGGGAATCTGGTACCAATAAAGCGCACAGACCAGTTATGATATAAATTTACACCTCCTAACATATACAATCCCTTGTGTGTTAACGCGTTCATAAGCGAGCTTTCCATGACGCACTGATAGCCTTAAATCTTGCGGTTGTAAAAATAATCACCATGGCAAGATAACAGAGCCATTTATACGTTTTAATTACGGTTGAATCACCGTTCCATTCGTCACACCTAATTTACAGTAATCTACTGTAACCTAAATACTTCAACTCACAGGTGGCGGCGTAAATCAATAGCTCACATGTTTTGAAATGATTTTCCAACACAAGAATCATTTAAACGTACAGGAgagttttcaaactttttaacaAAACCCTCTTGAGGGTGTTTACATGTTTGGCTCTATGATATTAAattccctttccctttaaatcAATTTCCTAACTGAATTACACACCGCcttattttgtttttgcagGAATCTTGTCATCTTTCTCAGCTTCGCAACACTGTTTTTTGACCACCGCCATGTGGTTTGTTTCGGCCACAATGGTGACGGCACTTGAGCACAGCTTGTCTTGTTATTGTCACTAGAGGAATAGAATGTCCTTCCCGACGTTTCTGAAGGGTTGTATCCTGGGAAGTCCCAGACAGTAACAGATGACCAGACCACTAAGGACAAACCTGACAAGCTGCCACTGAAATAGCTCAGAGAGAGATGTCAAATAGTGAGGGACTGTAATAAGGCGGCTATTTTCTTGCACTCGGAGACAAGACACAATCCTCTTAACAATAAGGCAGCACCCATCCTCTCCATTATACTGCTAGTTTGCTGCTCACTTTTCCTCATCTGCACTGTTTCAAAGCCTAGGgagtcacttttttaaaataacgtagaatTAACAGTATGACGAATGTCGCCCTTGGAGTTTTTGCACCACAAGCAATTTGGCCTCGCTTCTCTGCGAAGAAAAACAATAGTGTGCGTTTTGGGGTTGCACCTAATACCAGAACCCTTTTGTGCACCCAGCGGACACGTTGCATCATACCTCATTTCCTACTTACTGCTACACCATTGGTCTTACGGTCCTCCAAAACTCGATCATACTGCCTGGAAGTTTCAGTATGTCACGCCACGGGCTGGTCTTACATCAGCTAGATAGAAGACAAACAGTTGGAGTATGAGAAACGCTAGATCAGCAAATCCAACTGATGGCCTTCTTTCCTGTATAGTTCTCCCCCAGCATCCCTAATTAGTTTGTGAAAAGGAAGACGAGAAAAAAATGTCAACCAGTAGGGTTTGGACTATGAACATGGCAGGAAATACAATGGAAAGTAGGAACAAACAAGCATCTGATACCCACCTCAAATCAGCTTTATCTACTGTCTGACACTTACGAATCCATCAGTACTAAGGTCAGTTTGTCTACTAGTCCAGTACTAAGAAACATGATGTTACTAAGATACATGATGTTCAAAGAGCAAATTGTAGGTTGTCTGGCTCTTAGATAACAAAGGTGAAGTGCAAAGATGCTAGGGCTGGATATTGACATAAATTTCCTAATTTGATTCGATTTCCATTCACAAGCTTGAAATTTGATTCAATATTGTGAATATATATCAGACACGTAGCACATGGCAAATTTTCTTGAGGAAAAAATCTCTTAACTAATGCTGTAAAGTGTAAACTATATGGTAACTGAGTCAAGTTTTTATAACTTGGCAATGTTGTACCAACTGAGCGGatttaaaacatgcatttataataaaaaaaacattaaaaaatgataATGATTATGTAACGTGGTGCgtatatttatcaaaatgctACTTTAGTTAATTTGTCTAGCTCACTAACGAGTTAATGGTCACTGAATATTTTCTAAGGTAAATGTATTGTTTACTAGTTTTATTGGCATCTTTCCGCGGTTGAAACATTGATCGAGTGATTCCATGAGGCATGATACGGGTTTTTGGTAAGTAGTAATGTATATTTTAACATACCTGCAGAATGTTGTTCATGTTTATTTCGCGCTGTACCTGGTATGATATGAGCATAGGATATGAGGAGATGGTCAGATCACGTGTGCTCCGTGCTGCTGCCGCGTGATCTTTCACACCACATTAAACAGCGCGTCAGCGCCAAacagtatttttgtattttaaatttgaGAATTACACTGAAATCTGAGAATTTATTTCATATCAAAAGTAACAAAGCACAAAgattattgtgatttataatGGGAGGAGCTCTACAAAGTTCAGTTCATTCATCCCAAAAAAAATACTAATCGATTTGGGATTTAAACATCGACATCGGTTAATAAAAATGAGGACTCGATTAAAATCAagaaatctatatatttttttacccaGCCATAAAAGATGCTAAGCTAAACACTCTGTGTGCAGTGCAAACTCAATATACTTCTATAATGTTTCGGCCAAATGGGTCAACCAAAAATTTGTTTTGGATTAATGACCATATTTAGATCAACTTCATATAGCATTGAGCTAGGATGTCAGAAATATGTAGCCTATTGATTTATTAAGGACATAATATGGGTGACCTTTcttaggccctgtttacacctggttttaagatgcgttttggtcgatcactacgctaaatacaggtgtaaacagggtctTAAACGTTTTGAGCTTGCCCACTTTCAACCACGTAGTAGTCAATTGCGCATTTGACTGAATTGCTTTTATTATGTAGACACTCATGTAGACACTCATGTAGTCAAAATGCGTTCAAACAGCCACATAAGATCACGTACTCTCCGcttaaacattatgggaagcacGCTAGCCAGACAagatttaaactttgtcggcTGGAGACCCAAATTTGGTTTGAAGAAGGGAAAAAAttccaagcacaatgttctcttaccattcctgatttctaaagCCCAATTTATACTTTTGCGTCTCGTGTACTTCGTAGCTACGTCATAGGCTTTGTGTAGCCCGCGGTGCCAACGGTGTCGAGGCTACGACGCATGTCCGACAGAAAAGTATAAGACTCGAGACTTTAAGACTTTTGGCTGTCGAAGCAGAAATGAAAGCTGCTGCTCTTTATGCACTTCCCATCGTCTCTGGGCGCATACATATGTAAATTGCGCAAACTTATTTTGGCCGTTAGAAGTAAtcagaaatcaggacagaagtgttTTCCCAGACAGCAAATAATTTCGGCCCAGCTGTGGGCCGGAATTAGACTGACtctatgttgctgtctgggtgaaagtggacaaaagagacaaattaatcttaaggtgtaaacagggccttagTGGTAATGACTACTTTGAGTGTTTTTACATGCACAATCTTACATTTATGATAATTCATAACAATGTGCGAACTATCGTAAAaaattgtgttgttgtttttccccCAGGAAAAGATCCAATTCATAATGTAAATgtccatttacatttttgtttacgctttacacattttaacagtgtaaacatCTATAATAGTTTAAGCAAAACCTGATTAGTCCATTTGATGACAAAACCAGAGAAAACTTCACATATCGTTTTACATTTGGTTTATACTTTGTTTGACAGTTTATCAAATTCGTCTTATGCTTGTCTGTTTACATTTACAAGGAAAACCTGATTACAGTACTGTTTAAATCAAACCTTGTATTGTATTAGAACACAGGATTTTAgcataaacacacttaaatttgACACAACGCCTGTAGAAAACTGTAAGCCAGCAACGCCAGCTAAGATTCTTAGTTTCTAAGACTTTTTTTCTTATGGAAGTGAATTTAGGGTTATTAAACTGGTGTGGGCAGCTTAGATTAGAGACGTCCATCATTAAGTGCAACTCAAGCAGCGACTCAGCAGTACgaattggggaaaaaaaatgcaCTGCAGGTGCCCGGCTCTTTCAGGCGTTGCCAGGTCTTAATATAACGTGCCCGATCCCTCTGTGGACCTCAGCAGCAGCTGTGCGCACCAACACAGGCCAATGTTTACTGAGCTTGATAACACAAGTACACTAGGCATACTGTAAAGTGATAGTTTGCCAAGGACATCCCAGAAGAAAATGAGTCACTCGGAAATCAAACACTTGCAGAGTAAAGAGTTGTAtttacaaaatgtttattttctgAACCATCTTTGTGATAGAAAAAATACATGACAACATTCCTTCTAGACAATTATTAACAGTAACTGTGACATAATCTCCTGGAATCAGTCAGTATCCTCAAGAACCATCATGGCGATTCCATCATCGATTGTGACGTCATACGGTTCCAGCAACTCTTTAGCATACAAATGTGCGTTTTATACATAGTTAGTGATTTTAATTCTCTCCCCCAGCCTCAATTTCATAAATCTACATTAATACAACTACCATAAGGGGCCATGAAATGTCTtttgcatatatttttttacattttttaaatgtttgcttgTTCGCTTATTTAAATACAATGCGTTTAATTTAAGCCAGTATCCAGGTTGTATCCAGGTTGTGCAAACAATATTAAGGGATGTTAGCAGGGGAATTAAGGGTGCTTGTAAACCGGCGTCCAGTACAAGTCTTTGTTTCGATCCGGGGTATTAAAAATGCACGGAAGCCACCAGGGGCCCATTAGGCTTCAACCCCTGCTGCACCCTCATGTGAACTTTTTTTGCGGTCCACCGGCGATGGATGGAGTAAACTCTAGTTGCTTTCAATTCCCACAGCCACCTATACCAATTTCTTTCTTGTATCTGTTAGTTAGAGTGTTCGCTTTTCGGGTGAGCTTTGACAGTACCGTGTGCAGTCCAGTTAGATGAAAATGAAACAACTTCTCCAAGTCCTCATCGTTTGGTTCGATGCGAGACATTTCCAAGGACGTGGTCACGCCGTGCTTGTCCTTGCGCCTCTCGTCGGCTTGAAGCACTCCCCATTCGATATCGTTCCTAATCGATTTGAGGAGCACATAAGAGCCATACATGTCTCCATCCTGGAAGGTGCTCACCTCTTTCTCCTCCTCCTGGTCCAATGGGACGTCCCTCAGCAAACTTGGCACCATGACCGTCTGGTCCATGTTGTTCACGGCACCAATAAACCGGTTCATGGAATTGAAGAGGGAGTTTTTTTGGTTGTAGGATTCGCAGATTTGCATCATCTTTGCTGTCCTATTGACCTGGAGGGCTTTGAACAAATGCAGAACGAGGCTTTAAGGCTCTGTATAGACAGAATAAAAAAGCAGGAGTAGATATTCTTGGGCTGGACGGTTCAGGTAGATCTAATAGAGGGTTTATCCGTTATTATTAAAGTGCTCAGATCCCTTGTGCGCTTCAATAGAATGAGTTTCTGAAAGTGCAGGTGGATTTAAAGCAAGGGTGTGGCTTCCATACGTCAATCAAACGTGTAACCGGATCCTAATGTGACCTGAAATAACACAGATGCACGAAAGATTAGGGGAGGGATGTACTCAATATTACATAATCAAAATGGATGTGAGTGTGAAAATGGAAAATAGGCAGAGAAAGCAAGAAATAGCCTATACAGAATACGATTACTAATGTCTCTATAATAGCCTATTTACAATGATTTGGAATGAAACTGTTCAATTACTTTAAGTATTTAGTCAAACTAAACGTCATCTACGTTACATTTGCATTAAAAACTGTGATCTGTACGTGAATTACTCGCTTCCTACCACTCCTTGGTTTCTTAAGGAAAAGCCGGCCGGCAAACTGAGCGTCAATCTATCGAGGCTAGCAAATAATGTAAGCTTCTAAATACCCACCTTTGATGATATTTGTCCTCTCTTAAAATCGAAAAGGCCCGGCAAAGTCCAAGGAAACGGCGATAAAGTCGCTGAAAGATAACAGATTCGTCTAACAACCGACCAAGGGTGAGGCCGCATGTAGCTCTATGGCGCTTATGAATATTCATGAGACGAGGCATCAGCCCACAACCGCTCAGCCGCTCTAGTCCAATTAGAAGCCAGTCGCTTAGTTCATCCAGGAGGACGGCGCCTttcaacagccaatcagagggaAGAAAGGAAATCCGGCAGCGTGCCAAGCCTGCAGCTCACGGTCAAAGACACGATACTAGTGTGTGCATGAGAGAACTACCGGACTGATGAAAgtaccttctttttttttttaccatctaTGCTTCTGGGGTCACTATTATTTATTCCATCGATTTATTTTCACTTCGGAGTTCCAAACAGGCTTTATACCAAATGGGTTAAATAGTATTTTGGCTTTATATGCCtaaaagaaaaaaggtacagtcaATCTCTCGGGGTAAAAATCATGGCCGTGTCT
This genomic window contains:
- the mid1ip1b gene encoding mid1-interacting protein 1-B, with amino-acid sequence MMQICESYNQKNSLFNSMNRFIGAVNNMDQTVMVPSLLRDVPLDQEEEKEVSTFQDGDMYGSYVLLKSIRNDIEWGVLQADERRKDKHGVTTSLEMSRIEPNDEDLEKLFHFHLTGLHTVLSKLTRKANTLTNRYKKEIGIGGCGN